Part of the Branchiostoma floridae strain S238N-H82 chromosome 11, Bfl_VNyyK, whole genome shotgun sequence genome, CGAGTATATAATTAGTATTCGAGGCTACTGTTAAAGACAACATGGTTCACTACTTCTTATCGTCAACATCTGTATTACCTAGGTGAAGACTGCAGCAAGGTACCCACGTGCGGAAACGTTGCTAACTGCACAGACCACGGAGTTTGTGTAGACTACGACACCTGTCTGTGTGATAAGCAGTGGACAGGTGACAAGTGTGACCAGTTCTCGTGTGCAGCATTGGATCACTGCTCTGGTAAGTTGGACTCATCACATATTTCTTTCctagttttacatgaaacccatttctgtagccctgtgCCACAACGCGTTGCAGCAGGGGGGCTAGTCTATCCACTGATagtggtctgtgtgttcaatTGCAACTACACTCTTATCCAAATGATGAGTGCTAGTATAGACAGAGAAAGCGATAATTGGAAACGCTTAAATTATTTCCTAatggaaaaacataattttacacATAGGACACGGCCGCTGTGTGGACATAGACGTCTGCTACTGTGAGCAGGGCTGGACGGGTAGCTCCTGTGTCACACCCGACTGTCCTGCTGTCAACCAGTGCTCCCGCCAAGGAGACTGCATCGGTCCGAACACCTGCCGGTGTTACAGTGGGTATCAAGGTCTGGACTGCAGTCAGGTTCAAAGCTGTCCTGAGTTGCAAGAATGCAACGAAAATGGTGCTTGCGTCATCAGTTCTGGTGGGCAAAAGGAATGCCGGTATGTCTTCCTTAAGCAATAAAGTACACTCATAAATGTCGCTGTTAGAGAAACTACAACATGCTTGCTGATGTACGTttaaatatcattatatattgTATAACACATATCCACTATCATTAGTTTCTGCCGCTAAACATGTCTCCTGTTATGCTTGTCTATGTTGGTTAAAGTGATTTTGAATCAGAGTTTAGACTCAAAAACATTTCGACatactccagtctttgtcaaggaaaagGCATCCAGAAAGAAATCTACTTTTAATCCAAAATTTTGTTAGGTCCAATTTTTCCAGAAGTTAAGGACCAGCTCCGATTGAGATTATTTTTATGTTACAGCTGCTTTTCAGGGTTCAGCGGTGCAAGCTGTGATCACCCAGACTGCACTGAACAGAATAACTGCACTAACCACGGCAGCTGCATAGAGCCCAACCTGTGTCAGTGTGACAGTGGGTACACCGGAAATGACTGCGCCAGCTTCTCTTGTGAAGCATTGCTCTACTGCTCAGGTGAGTGCTGATGGGTTACCGTGCATCAATGTATGGTAGTCCTATCTGTAACATGTTTTTCAACTGACTTACGTCACTCTGGAACATCATCTCTTCACGCCACTCGCACTGCCACCACGGCTGCCTCCTTCCAAACGCTACTCTGGGACTGTATAGGAGACCTTTCAGAGCGCGCATTAAACGTGAAATCTTGCTGATGGCAATGATAAGAGGGCTGTAGATAATGTTATAGACCATATAATTATATGTTATTAGCATTCCATATCAATGTATTAGTGAGTGGTTTGTACAAATTCCAGCTTTTTCAGCAAGGCTAGccctatgtacatgtgttttaaTTATCTCAAATGTTGTTTAAATGCTTGTTTAGGCAACGGACGATGCGCTGGATTCGACACATGTAGCTGTGATCCTGGCTGGTCAGGTGGCTCTTGTAACATTGCGAACTGCAGCAGCAAGAGCGATTGCTCCAGCCAAGGCAACTGTGTCGCCCCCAACACATGCGAATGCTTCCCTGGGTTCCAAGGGGACGACTGCAGTGAAGAGAACTTGCCAAATGAGAACCCACCCATATTTCAGCAGGACATATACGCTATCACAATACCCGAAAATCAGCCGGTCGGTACGGCAATAGTAACAGTGCTTGCAAATGATACTGACAGTGGACGTAACGGTGAGGTCAGGTACAGGCTTGTCCAAACAGGTTTGGATGATGAAAGCTTTACGGTACATCCTACTTTAGGAGTTATAACTTCAGCCGTTGAGTTTGACTTTGAATCGTTGGAGCGCGATTCTTTTAGTCTCATTGTCGAAGCATTAGACCATGGGGTACCGACACTTACGGGAACAGCCACATTAATCATAAATGTAACGGACCAGAATGACAACAAACCGGTCATCAACATTCCTCCTAACACTGAGTATAACCTTCAAACCACCACCCCTGTCGGCTTTCACGTGACTACTGTCCAAGCCTCTGATGCTGACAGGTCCTATGATAACTCCAGAATCACCTACGGAATCGCAAGTGTCAGCCCCCTTGTTTCAATAGATGCCACAAACGGCAGTATAACCGTTAGGAGCGCCTTGGTAAGTGGTACCCACATTGTGAGGATCAGTGCATCAGACCATGGTTCACCACCAAAAACAGACGAAAGAAGTATCCGTATGATTGTGACAAATGTAAGCACCAACACAGCTCCGCAGTGTCCAGAAGATCAAAGTCTTGAGATTTCTTCTCGCAATCTTACAGCAGGGTTAACAGTTGCAACCATAGAAGCAGATGATCACGACAACGGTGCAAACGGTGACGTTTCCTACAGCTTTAAGTCCAAAACAGGAGAATGGGCAAGCCTATTCAGCATTGACCCGTCAACTGGTCGCATCTACGTTGATACTGATTCAGTCCCGCAGTTTAGCGACCCTTTCTCAGCTGTCTCAATGACAGTTGAAGTCAGAGACAACGCCGTGGATTCCATGTCCTGTGAAACAAATGTCGTAGTGATAATAACGTCTCCTGGGTTCAGCGGAACCGTGCCAGATAACGTATTCCCGACAACAACGCCGCTAGCCACGACATCTGATCCACAAACGACACCTTTCGATAGGTCTACCGCAGGTTATACCACGCAGCCAGACATCACGACAGAGGAATTGGAAAACTCTACCGCCCTTCCTACAACAGAAAGAGCAACTACAGAGGGTAAGAGCGAATTCCTTCAATAACTTCTGAATCAATAGTGTAGAAGATATGATCcacaagataacaaaacagtTACACGTAGTCGTAGTTATGTGTTACtcaatatattttgtatttctctcccaaggcctttgtaatagccacggCTAGTTGGACGACCTTGGCTGCTTGTAATGCGAAacaaatagatacatgtaaatacataaaatagtTGCAAGACTAGAACTTTTCCTTTACTAGGTTCATATGCATTGACCATATCACATGTTGTTAATATCAGCTGTTGATATTGTATTAATTTCCGTACACATCCTCTCCACCTAGATCTGCCTGTGGTAGTGGAAGCACGTTCGTTCAGTGGCATGGTGAAAATAGTGAATCGGGATTGGAAGGAGGAACTGAGAGATAGAACATCTGATGAGTTCAAGGCTTTGGCTGCGGAAGTCGAGCAAGGGGTTAGTAGAGAATTTAGAAAAATGACATCTAtccattgtcattgtcttcCCCTGTTTTCTAATTGTTTTTTATTTAATAAAAAAGCTCATTCAATCCCAGAGTGTATGTTTTGTTCTATAGCTGGATGATGTGTTCGGCCATAGCGACCTCGGGGATACATACGACTCTGTTGACGTTACCAGATTTTCGTAAGTTAGTTCatatctttatttatttctgtcatttatACCCAGAGTAGTCCACTCAGTGGTATACACTACTTGTGCAAacagaaaattacaaacaataaatgaaattaataaataacaatagtaataaaactgatgtaaacaatgataataacaaaTGAATGCTactaatgataacaatattgatacaaatcatgaatgaatgataatgatcataatgataataaaactaaatcaaaacaacaacaatgataatAAAATTTTACCTTCTATCCCTGTATGATTTCTTTCTGTATGTATTAGACACGCgcattgtatttgaaaataatcaaaaacaacaacaattggtAAACGCTTTCTTACCCACTTGGCATAGCAGCAGCATCGTTTAATTCACAGTAGTTTGAAAACCCAAAAGTGCTGTCGTAAACCTCCgtctttatttatctatctatttatccgTCTTTATGCAACGGCATTCAACGTCTGTTCTAAGATTCTGCTTCGTACGTTTGTCGATTCAGTCCCGGAAGCATCAATGTGGAGTTCATGGTGCGTTTCAAAGCACCCGTTTCCAACGATACCGTCCTGGCTGTGTTGTCTGGGAAGACAAACATTGGTGATCTGGAGATAGATGACACAGTCACCAGCATCACAGGTATGTCCACTCTTCTCACTGAGCCTTTATGTAtagttaaaagttaaagatgcccgacatctgtaacagatgcttagggttggcgcccatctccatttctgtagcccttgggccacatatTTGTGCAAGGCATTACAACAGGGGGCTGGTCCgttggtagtgatgtgtgtttaactcccctACCCTTCCTCATTGatactgagtgctaagcagagaaagcagcaagtaccatttttaaagtctttggaatgactcggccgggatcgaacccacgacctactgaatgcaaggcgaatACTCTATCCACTCGTTTAATGCccttttgttgtatatttgaTAAATCAATGCGGTATATATGTACTAACTGTTGTCTCTTTCTAGTATGCTATATAGCGAAGGGTGTTTAATTGGCTTTACTGATATTGATTTTGAATATACAATTGCGGATGGTAACTAATTTCTTATGAATATATTTAAGTGATATTGAAATCAATATTGATGGACGATATTAAAATGTCTTTAACAGTACAGGGTCTTATAAACATGAATGTTATATTTCTCCTCTTATTCAACGTCTTTATGTGTCCTTGTGTTATTTCCAGGGGTAACTGAAGATAAACACAATGCAGGTAAGCATATTGTTTTCGTTGTTGATCGCCCATGGACTTTTTATGTTGAAAGTTTCAAATGAGCAGGAAAATGAGATATTATACAACAAGGTTCTAAAGTAACTGTTTCAGCCAATCACAAGACTTTTGTAGAGATGAGTGCATTGCTATAAAAGACTAACCATTTATAGTATACTCTTTATAATTGCTGTGGAGGTGGAAGGAGGACCTACTTGTTCAATGTAACATTTATAAACATGGTACTGCCAGCGGAGACTGGTTAAGTTTGGTTACATTGGTTTTCCTACATTGATAATGACTAATCACCATACTACACAGGCCCACAAGGCAATGAATAAAAGGCAGTCGCAACAAGATTTTAGCtctaaaaataaacatttctttttttcagcatgGTACAACGACCCGATTTACATCTCAGTCATCTGTGTCGGAGCTGCAGTCTTCGTCACAGTTATTGTAGTACTTGTGATTTGCTGTGCTACAAAGGTAAGGAAACAGTCGGGAAATCAAGACGTGAATGATAACTAGTACACATGCACAATAAAATGCTAACATTAGTTCTGTCACGAGAAAACCTAACAAGAACAGAACAGGCAAAGTCCTAAATTTGTATGTATAGGTAATATGACTTTATTGTTAACCAAACTATCCCACTATTTTTCAATTGACAGAGCCGTCGCAAGCCCACGCCAAGGCGCAAGCAATGGCCTTCAGAAAGAGTACAACAGAGCATGCTGATTCCACGAGCGAAGCTCTCGCGAGAACCTGCGAGACAGATGTACCAGAACCCTGTGTACAGCGTCAACGAATGAttagaaacatgtacatgtaataaatgtCCCACCAACGTTCCAAGAAAAGTGGAAACGTAAAATTCTTTAATTTCCAACTATGAtcagtttttaaaaaagatgaTCAATTGAGGAAGGCATGTTAGATGCAACTACATTTGTTGCTGTGAATTGCTTTTGCGATGCTGTTTTGGCACGTAGTTTGACTGgtgttcactgtaaaatgtatgctttaTCAATAGAGTTGCAGAAATGTTATAGATTAATGTGCtttgaattttgattttggttcactacttttattttaataGATTTTTTTCACGTCTTTGACTTGTTTACAAGTAACTTCACCAGTGACATTCAGAGAATGTATTCATATTTCAAACTGTTTGTCATGTCTTTTggtcaaatggattcaactttcatTTTTCCGCCAAATGACTTACAGACCTttattgatgtttttgttgGCTATTCTAGACTATTTTGCGACCTCCTGTATCATGGCATTGAAGCTAAATATCTTGAAACTTTTTATGAGGTGCCTTAAACATGTACCCATAGGAACTCATTTATACTTTTGGCATgaattaatgaatatcattacaAATGAATTTTTAACTGGCATAGAAAATACTTGATAGTAAACGTCATGCCAATAAAACCATGGTTTGTCTCCTACGGACTCTTCGTTACTTTGTAATGCCAGGGAAGAAGTACAACTCTTTTCCCAGACGGTGGATGCACTCTGATGATTGTTTCCCACCACGATATGCAGGATCCGATGTGCTTGCTGTATTCTCAGACACAAGACGATTCACCTAAAGACAGAAGttgagaataagtcaagaactCCCATTTGCAGCAGCATTCATTACTTCCTAGAATCAacatctattggaaaatgacactGTGTTTAGTGCTCCATGAAAACTAAGAACCTGaatatatatattgatgaacCGAGCTGGTGAAAACATTGACGGGTGGAATGCTTTTTTCACTCTATTTTTGTTAAATACAACAAGATGGTTGACAAATACCGTTGTCATCATGGACAGAACAGTTTGGTCCTTAGCTCGATTCATGAAGACCTTGGTGAGGGCTTGGATGAACCAGCTGCCACAGGCGGGGTTGCGGAAGGACACGTTCCCTGAGTAAGAGAAAGTTTTGTTATCTATCATTGGTAAAACCAATCATTAAACCTAGTACTTATCGGCAATTTTCTCGGTGTGTATAATCACTATGGCGACAGGAGCCATTGTCACTTCATGTTACAACCGTTACGCCCGTGATATGGCTTTtgtcagcatacatgtacatgtcaccaTATGCACTTTGAGTCAGGACAATAACCTTATATGAACTTTACCGAGTTGCGTGGGGTAACATATCAGCATGTCTGTGTTGCTTGGTTGATCAGGCGCGCCGTCAG contains:
- the LOC118425348 gene encoding cadherin EGF LAG seven-pass G-type receptor 2-like — protein: MYGNGRCAGFDTCSCDPGWSGGSCNIANCSSKSDCSSQGNCVAPNTCECFPGFQGDDCSEENLPNENPPIFQQDIYAITIPENQPVGTAIVTVLANDTDSGRNGEVRYRLVQTGLDDESFTVHPTLGVITSAVEFDFESLERDSFSLIVEALDHGVPTLTGTATLIINVTDQNDNKPVINIPPNTEYNLQTTTPVGFHVTTVQASDADRSYDNSRITYGIASVSPLVSIDATNGSITVRSALVSGTHIVRISASDHGSPPKTDERSIRMIVTNVSTNTAPQCPEDQSLEISSRNLTAGLTVATIEADDHDNGANGDVSYSFKSKTGEWASLFSIDPSTGRIYVDTDSVPQFSDPFSAVSMTVEVRDNAVDSMSCETNVVVIITSPGFSGTVPDNVFPTTTPLATTSDPQTTPFDRSTAGYTTQPDITTEELENSTALPTTERATTEDLPVVVEARSFSGMVKIVNRDWKEELRDRTSDEFKALAAEVEQGLDDVFGHSDLGDTYDSVDVTRFS
- the LOC118426435 gene encoding uncharacterized protein LOC118426435 gives rise to the protein MVRFKAPVSNDTVLAVLSGKTNIGDLEIDDTVTSITGVTEDKHNAAWYNDPIYISVICVGAAVFVTVIVVLVICCATKSRRKPTPRRKQWPSERVQQSMLIPRAKLSREPARQMYQNPVYSVNE